DNA sequence from the Liolophura sinensis isolate JHLJ2023 chromosome 1, CUHK_Ljap_v2, whole genome shotgun sequence genome:
CCCCCACCCCTACCCACATCGCTCTTCACTCGGGGCTGTACATCGCCTTCATCATCTTAGCCACTGGTCACATCAGTGGAGGACTCGTTAATCCTGCTTTATCCATTGCCTTTGCGGCTACCAGAAGGATCAGTGTTGTACGAGCGCTGTTGTACACAATCGCACAATGTGTGGGTTCTGTTGCAGGAACAGCTCTGCTGAAGGCGTTAGTGCCAGAAAGCATCCAGGGAGACTTTGGTACTCTGAAGTTGAACAAACTGGTGACCGAGGCGCAGGGGTTCGGGATTGAGTTCATCATTACCTTTGTTCTTCTCTTCGGAATATTCGCAGTCACTGACGAAAATCGTAAAGACGTTGGAGGATCTGTACCTTTAACCGTTGGACTAATCGTTACCATCAACATTTTCTTTGGTGTAAGTATAAATTAACACGGTctcttgttttgtgtttcagaaaAGATCATATGCATATGACACACAGAAACGTACTGAAAAAGCatgttgtaaagtttgattGATGATAGCTAGCATATATGCGTACACGCCCATGGAAAGTATTTTTTGTGAACAAGTCTGAAAGGTGATACCACTTAAAGCATTTGTCCGCCGTGCCACGTCAAGGCACAGAAATCCTCTTACTATACATGATAGAGTGTATGTAAATAAGGTCTGCTCTAATGTGGCATATATTTTTACTGTAATATCTTAGGGTAGAAGTAATATACACTCCATATATACTATAATATACGCACTGGGGGACATTTTATTTACACTGCCCTTCGGACGAACTTGATCACTCACACAACTGTCACAACAGTTTACGCACATCTGCGAAACCTCACAGACATTGATCAAAAGTCCACCGCATGCGGGGAAGAATTTTTGTGTTCTAACAGACAAATACGTGATTTGTCTCCACTCAGTTGTTGTTATTTATACAACTACAAATCAAAACAGGAGATGCTGACATGTAGAGAGCCCCCTTAACTTACAAGTACACAGCTATCACACTCAGTGATAGGATCTAGCACAATTTCAGTGGCAAATTTAATGGGGAATAAGAGAGCGTTAACACAAGTCAGTAGCCTGCGCGGAGATCTGGAAGGCTATTTATTCTATTAATAGACCTTATTCGCCGTACTgaggattatttcacttatacgacagtttTCGCTGTGGTCCATTAAATGTTCGTGTCCAAACAAAAGGCCTCGAATGAGTGCATTCGACGCTAGCGAGGCAAGTTGCTCTTAACGCCATGTGGCATACCCCTATGACGGGACAATCCACCTATAATCGTAACCTTTACATCCAAAGCCGCATGTTTCTGTGGTGATGTCAGTAATAACGGGATCATAGGCGTTTTTTAGATCAATATTCATACGATTTACGCCACAGTATGTATCTGTAACACAATTATCTTAAAATTCGTACGTGTTCGAGTTCAGCCCCAATACAGCGAaatgtaattaaataattattacaaCAACATACGCCTTCACTGGTCCAATTATTTTGATTCTTCGTGGTGTTAAAGAAGGAAAGTACACAGTCGTATACCGAAAGTCGTAGATTATGGAACAGGGATTGTCCTTGGATGATGATATAAATTGCATCGTGTGAAGGCATTTTTTGACGTGGAGTTGCTCGgcgtatatttttaaaatgctttatttctgTATGTCGTTTTGTGACTGAAAGTACTTAGTTTCTCCAGTAACATTCGCCACTCAGACATAGAGGGTGGCCCCGCTTTTCAGCGTAGAAGGGCGACACAAATAGTTGGTGTTAATATTTAGGTATCGCTGCTTCTACTTCTCTTATGTCAAAGAATGTTTAACTAAGTATGTTCAACTTGTTCACGTTCATTTTTCTCGACCCTAAAGCAAAGTTGGTCTGTTCCTCTCTGTATAGTCATTAGATTATACAACACGCATGCCCCTCAACTGAAGGAGTTGGATTTAGCGGTAGAAGGGAGACGGCAGAAGAGAGATTTTACTGAATGCGTCGAAAGATTTTGACTCTAACTTGGCACAAAATAGCCCTTAAGTGGTCTCCAGTGACAACGCCCCGGTTCAGGGACACAAAAGGACCTGTTTTACTGACACAGTGCTGATTAGGCAGGATGCATTCTACACAATGATATAAGGCCACCCCCAAGCGGTCAGTCACGATAGAGGAGTCCGTGGAAAATAGCAGTGAGGAAGATTCCTGGAAACGTAGATTTCAGGGCAACAAAAACTTCAAGAAGACTGGAACAAAACTTGCACATAAAAGGCTCTTGATGTTGTAGAAAGGAAAACTGATCTCTCCCATCTGGTTGATTCTTTGTATCTTTGTACAGGGTGTATAAACGAAACATCGACACCAGACCTGTGAGCCGAGCGTACGTGGATTCATATCGCTATGTATTGGATACTATAGTTAGAAGTTAAagtataaagaaatatataactTCAACTGAATCAGCGCAAAGTTAATTGTTGCCATTATTTGctggacaaaaataaatgaatttaaatattaGGGAAGGACGAATTTGTCCTCAGTTTTATGTTCTCAATGACGCAGGAGAAATTCCATCTTCTTTAATGTTCCAACTTCAGATTAGCTGAGCATGCAATGCATTCGGATTTACTGTCATTTGGTCATTTTTATCTGTTCCTAGATGAACTACACAGGGGGAGGAATGAATCCAGCCCGGCAATTTGGTCCATGCGTGTTCTCCGGGAAATGGGAACATCACTGGGTACGTACATATACAAGATGAGCACAAAATTCCACTCTGTATTCACATTCAGTTTAATAAGTTCAAATGTACACCATCTACACTCAAATAGCAATCTGTCAATTGTAATAGAAAGGTTCTTGTCTGAATGAAgccagaatatattctgttattataacaaaatacTGAGTCATATTCAAGAACCTGATCTAATACAGTCTTTATGCTGAgtaaatagaatatgtgtgctatatttaacataaaaatctGCTGCAGTGAaagaatgatctgctgcaataacagaatacattctatcattaCTCAGACATCGCATTTTTTCTAAACCGAAGATTATTTTTGAGTGTCTGTAGTGCGGACCACTATACCCCGTAATTAGTCAGGGATTTGCTCCAGCTGTTTTGTTGCTTAAGGCTTTCACTCCCTGTCTGTGAGCACTTGGtccgaatttatttatttatttcattgttgtttatattcaGGAATTATTATTGTATGTGTGGTTTGATAAAGAtcgaatatgtatatataactcgTACACACCAATATTTACGAATTGGGTACATTGAGAGCGTTTGTCTTAACCCTGATGCTGGCCTTTTGTCTCGCTTGATGAAGGCATTCCACCTATTCAACGCTTCACAGCAGGAACCTCGCTATGGCTTGACATATGACTCTCACATAAAAAAGGGATATAAATTAATCTTATAGCGCCACTTCCTTGAGGTCGTCTGCATACTGTAGCTCCACTCAACCGTCAATGCAGGGCCAGGCCTAGCATTGACATTTTTTACACTCATGATAAAATATAATAGCCACAGGAAACGAATGACTATAAATCTGGCTAGAGGGTGCATATGCTGGTGTGTTGACTGTTTTTGTAGAGAAGAACCACTAACTTAAAGCTCTGTGTATAGTcaactgttgtacatgtatgtggccttGCTTGACTATAGGTCCAGGAAATAACACTGATGCCTCCTCACCTCTTTGAAATAACCGAACTGCCCCGAGCCTGGCCATTTCAACGCAAAAATTTGGATACTGGAACGGTTATGAGCCAATACTTAAAGCTAGTAGGACTGCTTATACCAAGAGGTCAAACTTCAAATAACATTTCTGtagaactgaaaataaaaatttattggACAACATTGTCACACCCGGTAACACCAGATTACAGAAAATTAAAATCTCAAACTGTGTATACCGGTACTTAATTTACGAACAGTGTGACACATGGTATAACAGTGCATTTGCCCCTTTTGCCAGCGGACAGTGTATCCCATG
Encoded proteins:
- the LOC135461828 gene encoding aquaporin AQPAe.a-like, which translates into the protein MPCPTKSRDYPSSACTVPSWSDIMAVIFDDLTKFHFWRAVIAEFLGTMFLIVVGVGACFVWHPHHAPTPTHIALHSGLYIAFIILATGHISGGLVNPALSIAFAATRRISVVRALLYTIAQCVGSVAGTALLKALVPESIQGDFGTLKLNKLVTEAQGFGIEFIITFVLLFGIFAVTDENRKDVGGSVPLTVGLIVTINIFFGMNYTGGGMNPARQFGPCVFSGKWEHHWIYWLGPISGGLTGALLYKYVFAMNASFQEAKGCITGSGSYDSVAVVENEDNNEDTSDLYPGNDKKKISMEIVSSI